One Methanolobus sp. WCC4 DNA segment encodes these proteins:
- a CDS encoding valine--tRNA ligase has product MTIPKEYDPHIIEPKWRDSWDMSMYHFDWKDNSRPQYIIDTPPPYPTGNFHIGNSLNWCYIDFVARYKRMCGYNVMFPQGWDCHGLPTEVKVEEIHGITKNEVPREEFRRMCHELTVGNIEKMRQTMLNLGFSTDWSNEFVTMEPEYYSKTQRSFRKMYDMDRLYQSEHPVNWCPRCETAIAFAEVEYDSRETKLNYLHFDGLQIATSRPELLAACVAVAINPEDDRYKENLGSTVKVPLFGHDVKVIGDKDVDPAFGTGVVMICTFGDKQDVRWWIEHGLPLRKAIDKNGLMTAIAGKYEGMTIPECKQAIINDLEAEGYLFEQKPLEQNVGKCWRCDTPIEILSERQWFIKIDNEEIAKAANEIEWLPEYMKVRLDNWNNTMEWDWCISRQRLFATPIPVWYCKDCGEVMVAKEEWMPIDPTTQQPPEACNCGCTEFEAEEDVLDTWMDSSITALHVSGWLTDHEMRLPTQLRPQGHDIIRTWAFYTILRSMAIQGKRPWDSILINGMVLGEDGHKMSKSLGNVISPEEVIKDYSADSFRQWAAIGGSPGSDVMFRWKDVVSASRFFAKMWSIYRFSMSHLEEYEHSEMDVDELKIVDRWLLSNLNRLISSVTDSMEAYQFDETFKAVRGFTWDVLADNYIELVKARLYGDDEAGKKAARYTLHVAIDALSRMLAPFAPFFAEEMFSRIGEGSVHVQSWPQSSESLINSDIEASGEFIKDIASSVRRYKSEHGMALNAPLEKIEIYGTLADITDVLGATNSPVEVIAGEPDFEHVPVNVKPNMGVIGPKFRGQAKDIINALTEENPKKIADEIANGKITVKVNGDMLELDPECVDIEKEVVSAGRAVDVLDINGVPVVIVR; this is encoded by the coding sequence ATGACCATTCCTAAAGAATATGACCCACATATCATAGAGCCTAAATGGCGCGATTCATGGGATATGTCCATGTATCACTTTGACTGGAAAGATAACAGCAGACCCCAGTACATAATCGATACTCCTCCTCCATATCCTACAGGAAATTTCCATATCGGTAACTCCCTTAACTGGTGTTACATAGATTTCGTTGCAAGATACAAGCGCATGTGCGGATACAATGTGATGTTCCCACAGGGCTGGGACTGCCACGGTCTTCCTACTGAGGTAAAGGTAGAGGAGATCCATGGTATAACCAAGAACGAGGTTCCAAGAGAAGAGTTCAGGAGGATGTGCCATGAGCTTACAGTCGGTAACATCGAGAAGATGAGACAGACCATGCTGAATCTCGGTTTTTCCACAGACTGGAGCAATGAGTTCGTGACAATGGAGCCTGAGTACTATTCCAAGACCCAGAGGTCTTTCAGGAAGATGTATGACATGGACCGTCTCTACCAGTCCGAGCACCCTGTGAACTGGTGTCCAAGATGTGAAACAGCAATTGCCTTTGCAGAAGTGGAATACGATTCAAGGGAGACAAAGCTCAACTACCTGCATTTCGATGGTCTTCAGATAGCCACATCAAGACCGGAATTACTTGCAGCATGTGTTGCTGTTGCTATCAATCCTGAGGATGACCGCTACAAGGAGAATCTCGGCTCAACTGTAAAGGTCCCTCTTTTCGGTCATGATGTCAAGGTCATTGGCGACAAGGATGTCGATCCTGCATTTGGTACAGGTGTCGTTATGATCTGTACCTTCGGTGACAAGCAGGATGTCAGATGGTGGATAGAACACGGTCTTCCACTACGAAAGGCCATTGACAAGAACGGTCTGATGACCGCAATTGCCGGTAAATACGAAGGAATGACCATTCCTGAATGTAAGCAGGCGATCATCAATGACCTTGAAGCAGAAGGTTATCTGTTCGAACAGAAGCCACTTGAGCAGAATGTCGGTAAGTGCTGGAGATGTGACACTCCTATTGAGATCCTTTCCGAACGCCAGTGGTTCATAAAGATCGATAATGAAGAGATCGCAAAGGCTGCAAATGAGATCGAGTGGCTACCTGAGTACATGAAGGTCAGACTCGATAACTGGAACAACACCATGGAATGGGACTGGTGTATATCCCGCCAGAGGCTTTTCGCAACCCCGATCCCTGTATGGTACTGTAAGGACTGTGGCGAGGTAATGGTGGCAAAGGAAGAATGGATGCCTATCGACCCGACAACACAGCAGCCACCGGAAGCCTGTAACTGTGGATGTACTGAGTTCGAGGCAGAAGAGGACGTTCTCGACACATGGATGGACTCATCCATTACCGCACTCCATGTATCAGGATGGCTCACAGACCACGAGATGAGACTCCCAACACAGCTCCGTCCGCAGGGACATGATATCATCAGGACATGGGCTTTCTACACAATACTGCGTTCCATGGCGATACAGGGCAAGAGGCCATGGGATTCCATACTGATCAATGGTATGGTACTTGGTGAGGATGGACACAAGATGAGCAAGTCACTTGGTAATGTCATCTCACCGGAAGAGGTCATCAAGGATTACAGTGCTGACTCATTCAGGCAGTGGGCTGCAATTGGAGGTTCACCAGGTTCCGATGTGATGTTCCGCTGGAAGGATGTGGTTTCAGCATCCCGGTTCTTCGCAAAGATGTGGAGTATCTACAGGTTCAGTATGTCCCATCTTGAGGAATATGAGCACAGCGAAATGGATGTTGACGAGCTGAAGATCGTTGACAGGTGGCTGCTCAGTAACCTTAACAGGCTTATCAGTTCAGTAACGGACTCAATGGAAGCCTACCAGTTCGATGAGACTTTCAAAGCTGTAAGAGGATTCACATGGGATGTCCTTGCGGACAACTATATCGAGCTTGTAAAGGCACGTCTCTATGGTGATGATGAAGCCGGGAAGAAGGCTGCAAGATACACATTGCATGTTGCTATCGATGCTCTTTCCCGTATGCTTGCACCATTCGCTCCGTTCTTTGCAGAGGAGATGTTCTCCCGTATAGGTGAAGGCAGTGTACACGTACAGTCATGGCCACAGTCTTCAGAGTCTCTCATCAATTCTGATATCGAGGCATCAGGTGAGTTCATTAAGGACATTGCCAGCAGTGTAAGGAGATATAAGTCCGAGCATGGCATGGCACTCAACGCTCCCCTTGAGAAGATCGAGATATATGGCACGCTCGCAGACATAACCGATGTACTGGGTGCAACCAACTCTCCTGTAGAGGTTATTGCAGGTGAGCCTGATTTCGAGCATGTTCCTGTCAATGTCAAGCCCAATATGGGTGTCATTGGTCCTAAGTTCAGGGGACAGGCAAAGGACATCATCAATGCTCTGACAGAGGAGAATCCGAAGAAGATCGCTGATGAGATCGCAAATGGCAAGATCACCGTTAAGGTGAATGGTGATATGCTTGAGCTTGATCCTGAATGTGTTGATATCGAGAAGGAAGTCGTCTCAGCAGGAAGGGCCGTGGATGTACTTGACATCAATGGTGTCCCTGTTGTGATCGTGAGATAA
- a CDS encoding DsrE family protein: MIRKVAVFAFNGEEMCFIHSLMNALDMKEKGYDVKLVIEGSATRLVKEAENEKRPFTSLYEKAKDAGLIDCVCRACATKMESLESAKQQELPLCDEMFGHPSMARYMDDGYEIIVV, translated from the coding sequence ATGATCAGGAAAGTAGCTGTTTTTGCATTTAACGGAGAAGAGATGTGTTTCATCCATTCCCTGATGAATGCACTTGACATGAAAGAGAAAGGCTATGATGTAAAACTGGTGATAGAAGGTTCTGCGACCCGTCTTGTGAAAGAAGCAGAGAATGAGAAACGACCCTTTACCAGCCTTTACGAAAAAGCAAAGGATGCAGGACTTATAGACTGTGTCTGCAGAGCATGTGCAACCAAAATGGAAAGTCTTGAAAGTGCAAAGCAGCAGGAACTACCATTATGTGATGAGATGTTCGGACACCCCAGCATGGCAAGATATATGGATGACGGCTATGAGATCATCGTGGTCTGA
- a CDS encoding ferritin, with protein MISEKMTEALNGQINKEMYSAYLYMDMSAHCTYVGLNGFANWFMVQYQEEMSHAMKIYNYINDQGEKVILDAIEKPPEDFGTPLEMFEATLEHEQFITKSIHELVDLANEEKDYATQIFLQWFVTEQIEEEANDNELIAKLKLVGEDGNGLFMLDKELEVRTFKPPAEEE; from the coding sequence ATGATAAGTGAGAAGATGACAGAAGCCCTTAACGGGCAGATCAACAAAGAGATGTATTCTGCATACCTCTACATGGATATGTCAGCCCACTGTACCTATGTAGGACTTAATGGTTTTGCTAACTGGTTCATGGTACAGTACCAGGAAGAGATGAGCCATGCAATGAAGATATACAACTACATTAACGATCAGGGTGAAAAGGTCATCCTTGATGCCATCGAGAAACCACCGGAAGACTTCGGTACTCCATTGGAGATGTTCGAGGCAACATTGGAACATGAACAGTTCATAACGAAGTCCATTCATGAACTGGTAGACCTTGCAAACGAAGAAAAGGACTATGCAACCCAGATATTCCTCCAGTGGTTCGTAACAGAACAGATAGAGGAAGAAGCAAACGATAACGAACTGATAGCCAAGCTCAAACTTGTCGGAGAGGACGGAAATGGTCTTTTCATGCTGGACAAGGAACTTGAAGTAAGGACATTCAAACCTCCTGCAGAAGAGGAATGA
- a CDS encoding desulfoferrodoxin family protein: MEFGEILKGKDVEGKEKHVPAIDIIREHGHAKADYVRVIVGKEVPHPNTVEHHIAWVELYGTTKEGKVVNFGKMTFEPVYTEPTASFHVNNIDDFKSFCALEYCNVHGVWQNCIEV, encoded by the coding sequence ATGGAATTCGGTGAAATACTTAAAGGAAAGGATGTCGAAGGTAAAGAGAAGCATGTCCCTGCAATAGACATCATCAGAGAACACGGACATGCAAAGGCTGATTATGTACGTGTGATCGTAGGAAAGGAAGTACCACATCCAAACACTGTGGAGCACCATATTGCATGGGTGGAACTCTATGGCACCACCAAAGAAGGAAAGGTCGTTAACTTTGGTAAGATGACATTTGAACCAGTATACACGGAGCCTACTGCCAGTTTCCACGTAAACAACATTGACGACTTCAAGTCATTCTGTGCACTCGAATACTGCAACGTTCATGGTGTCTGGCAGAACTGCATAGAGGTTTGA
- the ahbC gene encoding 12,18-didecarboxysiroheme deacetylase has product MIGISKLYCRTVEPSDALRYGRDSKKLPSHLLQFSKDKKPVVVWNVTKRCNLRCVHCYAHSKDIEYDNELTLEEGKALIDDLADFGTPVILFSGGEPLMRKDLPELAGYATSKGIRAVISTNGTMITEEIAKKLKDIGLSYVGISIDGMRETNDKFRGIEGSFDRAMQGLHNCQKEGIKVGLRFTINKHNVHDIPAIFDLMEKENIPRICFYHLVYSGRGSDMINEDLSLEESRQTVDLLIDKTRELHSKGKMVEVLTVDNHCDGPYIYLRLLKEDPERAAEVLELLNMNRGNSTGIGFGCVSWDGSVHPDQFWRHYSFGNVKDRKFSEIWKDTSDELMAGLKDRKPLIKENADRCARCKWFDVCNGNFRVRAESVYGNVWADDPACYLTKEEIGYEGSE; this is encoded by the coding sequence ATGATAGGAATTTCAAAACTCTATTGCAGGACCGTGGAGCCTTCTGATGCTCTTCGTTATGGGCGTGATTCAAAGAAACTCCCATCCCACCTGCTCCAGTTCTCAAAAGATAAAAAACCCGTTGTAGTCTGGAATGTGACCAAGCGCTGCAACCTTCGCTGTGTTCACTGTTATGCGCATTCAAAGGATATTGAGTACGATAATGAGCTAACCCTGGAGGAGGGTAAGGCGCTCATAGATGACCTTGCTGATTTCGGAACACCCGTTATCCTGTTCTCAGGCGGAGAGCCGCTGATGAGGAAGGACCTTCCTGAACTTGCGGGCTATGCGACCTCAAAAGGTATCAGGGCTGTGATCTCCACCAACGGTACCATGATCACAGAGGAGATAGCAAAGAAGCTAAAGGATATCGGTCTGTCCTACGTTGGCATATCCATTGATGGAATGCGTGAGACGAATGATAAGTTCCGTGGTATTGAAGGTTCCTTTGACAGGGCAATGCAGGGTCTTCACAATTGCCAGAAAGAAGGTATCAAGGTAGGTCTCAGGTTCACGATAAACAAGCACAATGTCCATGACATCCCTGCGATCTTCGACCTTATGGAAAAAGAGAACATCCCTCGTATCTGTTTCTATCATCTGGTCTATTCAGGCCGTGGTTCCGATATGATCAATGAGGATCTGTCCCTTGAGGAAAGTCGTCAGACAGTTGACCTTCTTATCGATAAGACAAGGGAACTCCATAGTAAGGGTAAGATGGTAGAGGTGCTTACGGTGGATAATCACTGTGATGGTCCATACATCTACCTGCGTCTTCTGAAAGAGGACCCTGAAAGGGCTGCCGAGGTACTTGAACTCCTGAACATGAACAGAGGCAATTCAACAGGTATCGGCTTTGGTTGTGTCTCATGGGATGGTTCAGTACACCCTGACCAGTTCTGGAGGCATTACTCCTTTGGTAATGTAAAGGACCGTAAGTTCAGTGAGATATGGAAGGATACCAGTGACGAGCTTATGGCAGGTCTTAAGGATCGTAAGCCTCTGATCAAGGAGAACGCTGACAGATGTGCCAGATGTAAGTGGTTCGATGTCTGTAATGGCAATTTCCGCGTAAGAGCGGAGTCTGTCTATGGTAATGTCTGGGCGGATGACCCGGCATGCTATCTGACAAAGGAAGAGATAGGTTACGAAGGATCAGAGTGA
- a CDS encoding uroporphyrinogen-III synthase, translating to MAEQVKEPVLAIMRPERYLDDSVALAKKMGFSPLAVPMIELADMKDEYFDGFVERVMSGVPDYVIFTSANGIDFTLDKIEDRDAFIDALNATKVISIGPTTSKALEELGINVLGMPGVYSSEGIVEFLCPDIKGKIIDTARSSYGSPLLLKGLKECGAEVHETNVYTLTKPEGKEQKEFISRALAGEIDVFAFTSSMMVRNFFEYAMEQSSKEEVIEVMNNSIVAAIGIPTARTIESFGVNVSVTPGKFTFEDILKKVQELLE from the coding sequence GTGGCAGAACAAGTCAAAGAACCCGTACTTGCGATCATGCGTCCGGAACGCTATCTGGACGATTCAGTTGCACTGGCAAAGAAGATGGGCTTTTCCCCCCTTGCGGTTCCCATGATCGAGCTTGCAGATATGAAGGACGAATACTTCGATGGGTTTGTTGAGAGGGTCATGTCAGGGGTTCCTGACTATGTTATCTTTACAAGTGCAAATGGTATTGACTTCACTCTGGACAAGATCGAGGACAGGGATGCTTTCATTGATGCCCTCAATGCCACAAAGGTGATCTCCATCGGTCCTACGACCAGCAAGGCCCTGGAGGAACTGGGCATCAACGTGCTCGGAATGCCCGGAGTCTATAGTTCAGAAGGAATAGTTGAATTCCTCTGTCCTGATATAAAGGGCAAGATAATTGACACTGCCAGAAGCTCCTACGGTTCTCCTCTTCTCCTCAAGGGTCTGAAGGAATGCGGTGCCGAGGTGCATGAGACCAATGTCTACACACTGACAAAACCCGAAGGAAAGGAACAGAAAGAATTTATTTCCAGAGCGCTTGCCGGTGAGATCGATGTTTTCGCATTCACAAGTTCAATGATGGTGCGTAATTTCTTCGAATATGCTATGGAACAGTCCTCAAAAGAAGAGGTAATTGAGGTCATGAACAACTCTATTGTTGCTGCAATAGGCATCCCGACAGCCCGGACTATCGAGAGTTTCGGGGTCAATGTATCAGTGACACCCGGTAAGTTCACATTCGAGGATATTCTCAAAAAGGTTCAGGAATTGCTTGAATGA
- the cobA gene encoding uroporphyrinogen-III C-methyltransferase, protein MSQKYGKVYLVGSGPGDPELLTLKARRLLDTAEVVVYDQLPGKAIIDSIPQSTEKIDAGKHAGDHTLTQDEINAVIVQKAKEGKNVVRLKGGDPYMFGRGGEEAQELMAEGVEFEVVPGITSAVAVPAYAGIPVTHRDHASMVTFITGHEDPTKEESALDWETLAKFDGTIVIFMGVKMLGRNVGELMRFGKDPKTPVALIERGTRPDQRVTVGVLENIAEVAKERGVKTPAITIIGDVVTLHEELGEQAPASFD, encoded by the coding sequence ATGTCCCAGAAATATGGTAAAGTCTATTTGGTTGGTTCAGGCCCGGGTGACCCGGAACTATTAACGCTCAAAGCACGCCGTCTGCTGGATACTGCTGAGGTTGTCGTGTATGATCAGCTTCCGGGAAAGGCTATAATCGATTCCATTCCTCAGAGCACGGAGAAGATCGATGCAGGTAAACATGCGGGGGACCATACACTCACTCAGGATGAGATCAATGCCGTTATCGTTCAGAAGGCCAAGGAAGGAAAGAATGTAGTGCGCCTTAAGGGCGGAGACCCATACATGTTCGGTCGTGGCGGTGAAGAGGCTCAGGAACTTATGGCCGAAGGTGTCGAGTTCGAGGTCGTACCGGGCATTACATCCGCAGTAGCTGTTCCTGCATATGCAGGCATACCAGTTACCCACAGGGACCATGCTTCCATGGTCACGTTCATAACAGGTCATGAGGATCCCACAAAAGAGGAAAGTGCTCTTGACTGGGAGACCCTTGCAAAGTTCGATGGTACCATTGTCATATTCATGGGTGTCAAGATGCTCGGCAGGAATGTCGGTGAGCTCATGAGGTTCGGAAAGGACCCTAAGACCCCGGTGGCACTTATCGAGAGAGGCACAAGACCTGATCAGCGTGTGACCGTTGGTGTTCTTGAGAACATTGCCGAAGTTGCAAAAGAAAGAGGTGTTAAGACTCCTGCTATCACAATAATAGGGGATGTCGTGACACTTCACGAGGAACTTGGCGAGCAGGCGCCTGCAAGTTTTGATTAG
- a CDS encoding DUF1699 family protein yields the protein MKIRVVSSREEIPHLNPNEKVIHLAFRPSNKDIFALVQTCPKVEVIQIPSSYRRTVSKSIEMFMTMQNIKLIEGDVWGHRKDINEYYSIAPALLDKIKELKSEGMSDEDIVNKLEREGKLNKEMLFYILSKK from the coding sequence ATGAAAATAAGAGTTGTAAGTTCGCGAGAGGAGATACCTCATTTGAATCCAAATGAGAAGGTCATCCATCTTGCATTCAGACCATCGAACAAGGATATATTTGCACTTGTCCAGACCTGTCCTAAAGTGGAAGTTATCCAGATCCCGAGTTCTTACAGGCGTACCGTCTCTAAGTCCATCGAGATGTTCATGACCATGCAGAATATCAAGCTTATCGAGGGTGATGTGTGGGGCCACAGGAAAGATATTAATGAGTACTATAGTATCGCACCTGCATTGCTTGACAAGATAAAGGAGCTTAAGTCTGAAGGAATGTCTGATGAGGATATAGTCAATAAACTGGAACGTGAAGGGAAATTGAACAAGGAAATGCTGTTCTATATATTGAGCAAGAAATAG
- the hisD gene encoding histidinol dehydrogenase, with amino-acid sequence MLYKKLSELTDEERNKLIGRGGGDLADVEETVAGILNDVKHNGDAALREYTRKFDGADIEAIEVSKDEIDEAAKSIDPELLANLEFAAANIRKFHEAQMPQRIWFIEVSPGIELGQKFTALESVGAYVPGGRASYPSTALMTIVPAKVAGVKNVVMCTPPGKDGKVNPLTLAAAKVAGADHVYKVGGVQAVAGMAYGTETVMKVDKIVGPGNVFVTSAKMQVRDMAEIDFPAGPSEVLIIADDSCNARMAASDMIAQAEHDPNAVSVIVTTSEELAEDVKAEVLKQAKETLRTEIVNTSLENAAILVVDSMDECITFSNEFAPEHLEIMVEDEDAVLEGIEHAGSIFVGNYAPVPVGDYASGTNHVLPTAGYARLYSGLNLAHFMKSASIQRISKKGLETLKGPVISLAEKEGLQAHADSVRTRFE; translated from the coding sequence ATGCTTTACAAGAAACTATCCGAACTTACCGATGAAGAAAGGAACAAACTGATCGGCCGTGGTGGCGGGGACCTTGCAGATGTTGAAGAAACGGTTGCAGGGATCCTTAATGATGTAAAGCATAATGGGGATGCAGCCCTGCGTGAATATACCCGGAAGTTCGATGGTGCCGATATCGAAGCTATCGAGGTCTCAAAGGATGAGATAGATGAGGCTGCAAAGAGCATTGACCCTGAACTCCTGGCAAACCTGGAGTTTGCTGCTGCTAACATCAGGAAGTTCCATGAGGCTCAGATGCCTCAGAGGATCTGGTTCATTGAGGTGTCCCCTGGGATCGAGCTGGGGCAGAAGTTCACCGCACTTGAGAGTGTGGGGGCATATGTTCCGGGTGGCAGGGCATCATACCCTTCCACGGCCCTTATGACCATAGTGCCTGCAAAGGTTGCGGGCGTTAAGAACGTGGTCATGTGCACACCACCTGGCAAGGATGGGAAGGTCAATCCTCTGACGCTCGCGGCAGCAAAGGTGGCTGGTGCAGACCACGTATATAAGGTGGGTGGTGTGCAGGCAGTTGCCGGTATGGCCTATGGTACTGAAACTGTAATGAAGGTTGACAAGATAGTAGGTCCGGGCAATGTCTTTGTAACCTCTGCAAAGATGCAGGTAAGGGACATGGCTGAGATCGACTTCCCGGCAGGCCCCAGCGAGGTGCTTATCATTGCCGATGATTCCTGTAATGCGAGGATGGCGGCATCGGATATGATCGCTCAGGCGGAACATGATCCTAATGCGGTCTCTGTGATCGTAACGACATCTGAGGAGCTTGCAGAAGACGTAAAGGCTGAGGTATTGAAGCAGGCAAAGGAAACCCTCAGGACTGAGATCGTCAATACTTCACTTGAGAACGCCGCAATACTGGTAGTCGATTCCATGGATGAATGCATCACTTTTTCCAATGAGTTTGCCCCGGAGCACCTTGAGATAATGGTGGAGGATGAGGATGCAGTCCTTGAGGGTATAGAACATGCAGGTTCCATATTCGTGGGCAACTATGCTCCGGTCCCGGTAGGTGATTATGCATCAGGTACCAATCACGTTCTGCCTACAGCCGGTTACGCCAGACTATATTCCGGATTGAACCTTGCCCATTTCATGAAATCCGCAAGCATACAGAGAATAAGCAAGAAGGGCCTTGAGACATTGAAAGGACCTGTCATCTCGCTGGCTGAAAAGGAAGGTCTGCAGGCGCATGCTGATTCTGTGAGAACCAGATTCGAGTAG
- a CDS encoding ATP-dependent DNA helicase, which translates to MQIKDLDLPEDIIRFYTDSGIEELYPPQAEAIEKGLIEGNNLLAAIPTASGKTLLAELAMLKSIADGGKALYIVPLRALASEKFDRFRTFSSINIKSGGVRVGISTGDFESRDEWLGSNDIIVATSEKTDSLLRNETTWMEEITTIVVDEVHLLDSANRGPTLEVTLTKLMKLNPDCQIIALSATVGNAYEIADWLKAKLVLSEWRPTSLHEGVYLNGNINFHGSQKLIEARTKDEAVNVLLDTLEDGGQCLVFESSRKNSVSFAKRAGRMVSETLDKPTRNALDELVEQIIENGETEASNELAKCVRDGTAFHHAGLNSAHRKIVEDGFRSNKIKVISSTPTLAAGLNLPARRVIIRSYRRYDPNYGMQPIPVLDYKQMAGRAGRPHLDPYGESVLIAKSYNEMTGLFDNYIDSDAEDIWSKLGSENALRTHILSTVVNGFATTRDGLLEFIEATFFAHQNDTWGIMDVVDECLDFLRYNRMLEGDESLLPTALGRLVSTLYIDPLSGAYMVDGLKKAKPQNITDLTLLHLICKAPDMRQLYMRSGDYEVINDIVLAHSDEFAEIPPRSKEIDYEFFLAEVKTALLIQDWIGEKTLDYITKKFNVGEGDVHAIADIAEWLMHSMSRLSGLIAPEMSSENADISSHTALLEKRIHYGASPELIELVSIRGIGRVRARKLYDNDIKTVDAIKSSGLERVSELIGPKTARKLFKEIGLHFDIKSEEPGKVNSQTMGSLMEKEQSTFSDFEK; encoded by the coding sequence TTGCAAATAAAAGACCTTGATCTGCCGGAAGATATCATCCGTTTCTACACCGACTCCGGCATAGAAGAACTTTACCCGCCACAGGCCGAAGCCATCGAAAAAGGGCTGATCGAAGGCAACAACCTTCTCGCTGCAATTCCCACAGCATCGGGTAAGACGCTTCTTGCAGAGCTTGCCATGCTAAAGTCCATAGCAGACGGTGGCAAAGCTCTCTACATCGTACCTCTGCGAGCACTGGCAAGCGAGAAGTTCGATAGGTTCAGGACATTTTCATCAATTAACATAAAAAGTGGTGGGGTCAGGGTCGGCATCTCCACAGGTGACTTCGAATCAAGGGATGAGTGGCTCGGTTCCAATGACATAATAGTCGCCACATCCGAAAAGACCGATTCCCTTTTGCGTAACGAGACAACGTGGATGGAAGAGATAACCACTATAGTTGTGGACGAGGTGCACCTGCTGGATTCTGCCAACAGGGGCCCGACACTTGAGGTCACGCTCACAAAGCTCATGAAGCTTAACCCGGATTGTCAGATAATCGCTCTATCGGCAACCGTTGGTAACGCATATGAGATCGCTGACTGGCTGAAGGCAAAGCTCGTGCTCAGTGAATGGCGTCCTACGAGCCTGCATGAAGGTGTCTATCTGAACGGCAACATCAATTTCCATGGTTCGCAGAAACTTATTGAGGCCAGGACAAAGGATGAGGCTGTCAATGTACTGCTGGACACTCTTGAGGACGGTGGGCAGTGTCTTGTCTTTGAGAGCAGCCGCAAGAACAGTGTTTCCTTTGCAAAGAGAGCAGGCAGGATGGTTTCAGAGACACTTGACAAACCGACCCGCAATGCACTTGATGAACTTGTGGAGCAGATAATCGAGAATGGTGAGACAGAGGCATCAAATGAGCTTGCTAAGTGTGTAAGGGACGGCACGGCATTCCATCACGCAGGCCTGAACTCAGCACACCGGAAGATAGTAGAGGATGGTTTCAGAAGCAATAAGATAAAAGTGATTTCCAGCACTCCTACCCTTGCAGCAGGCCTGAACCTTCCGGCAAGGAGGGTCATCATCAGGAGTTACAGGCGTTACGACCCCAATTATGGTATGCAACCGATACCTGTCCTTGATTATAAGCAGATGGCAGGCAGGGCCGGAAGGCCGCATCTTGATCCCTATGGGGAATCCGTGCTCATCGCGAAGTCATATAATGAGATGACAGGACTCTTTGACAATTACATCGATTCCGATGCTGAGGACATATGGTCCAAACTGGGTTCCGAAAATGCCCTGAGGACTCACATCCTCTCCACCGTCGTGAATGGTTTTGCAACCACAAGGGACGGACTTCTGGAGTTCATCGAGGCAACGTTCTTCGCCCACCAGAACGATACCTGGGGCATCATGGATGTGGTGGATGAATGTCTTGATTTCCTGAGGTATAACAGAATGCTTGAAGGTGATGAGAGCCTGCTTCCAACCGCTCTCGGGAGACTGGTATCCACACTTTACATCGACCCGCTTTCAGGTGCTTACATGGTCGATGGCCTGAAAAAAGCTAAGCCTCAGAATATCACAGACCTCACCCTTCTGCATCTTATCTGCAAGGCACCGGATATGAGGCAGCTCTACATGCGGTCCGGTGATTATGAGGTGATCAACGACATTGTCCTTGCCCATAGCGACGAGTTTGCGGAGATACCTCCACGCTCAAAGGAGATCGATTATGAATTTTTCCTTGCTGAGGTGAAGACCGCCCTTCTGATACAGGACTGGATAGGTGAGAAGACACTTGACTACATAACGAAGAAGTTCAATGTCGGCGAGGGTGATGTACATGCCATTGCAGACATTGCCGAATGGCTCATGCATTCAATGTCGAGGCTCTCAGGCCTGATAGCTCCAGAAATGAGCAGCGAGAATGCTGATATTTCCAGTCACACTGCCCTTCTAGAGAAAAGGATACACTACGGTGCCTCCCCAGAGCTTATCGAACTTGTCAGCATAAGGGGCATCGGTCGTGTACGTGCCCGCAAGCTTTATGATAATGATATCAAGACTGTGGATGCTATCAAGAGTTCAGGTCTGGAGAGGGTTTCAGAACTTATCGGTCCGAAGACTGCCCGGAAGCTCTTCAAAGAGATAGGTCTTCATTTTGATATTAAGTCTGAGGAGCCCGGAAAGGTTAATTCACAGACAATGGGTTCGCTGATGGAGAAAGAACAGAGCACTTTCAGTGACTTTGAAAAATAG